Proteins from a genomic interval of Balaenoptera musculus isolate JJ_BM4_2016_0621 chromosome 16, mBalMus1.pri.v3, whole genome shotgun sequence:
- the BUB3 gene encoding mitotic checkpoint protein BUB3 isoform X1: protein MAGIGWNFLSAPFARPARASREARRWRVAAKLLLREPKMTGSNEFKLNQPPEDGISSVKFSPNTSQFLLVSSWDTSVRLYDVPANSMRLKYQHTGAVLDCAFYDPTHAWSGGLDHQLKMHDLNTDQENLVGTHDAPIRCVEYCPEVNVMVTGSWDQTVKLWDPRTPCNAGTFSQPEKVYTLSVSGDRLIVGTAGRRVLVWDLRNMGYVQQRRESSLKYQTRCIRAFPNKQGYVLSSIEGRVAVEYLDPSPEVQKKKYAFKCHRLKENNIEQIYPVNAISFHNIHNTFATGGSDGFVNIWDPFNKKRLCQFHRYPTSIASLAFSNDGTTLAIASSYMYEMDDTEHPEDGIFIRQVTDAETKPKSPCT, encoded by the exons ATGGCAGGCATTGGCTGGAACTTCCTCTCCGCCCCCTTCGCCCGGCCCGCGAGAGCTTCGAGGGAAGCTAGGCGGTGGCGAGTAGCGGCGAAGTTGCTTCTGAGGGAGCCTAAG ATGACCGGTTCTAACGAGTTCAAGCTGAACCAGCCACCCGAGGACGGCATCTCCTCGGTGAAGTTCAGCCCGAACACCTCCCAGTTCCTGTTGGTCTCCTCCTGGGACACGTCCGTGCGCCTCTACGATGTGCCGGCCAATTCCATGCGGCTCAAGTACCAGCACACCGGCGCCGTCCTGGACTGCGCTTTCTAC GATCCAACACATGCCTGGAGTGGGGGATTAGACCATCAATTGAAAATGCATGATTTGAACACTGATCAAG AAAATCTTGTTGGAACCCATGATGCCCCTATCAGATGTGTTGAATACTGTCCAGAAGTGAATGTGATGGTTACTGGGAGTTGGGATCAGACAGTTAAATTGTGGGATCCCAGAACCCCTTGTAATGCTGGGACCTTCTCTCAGCCTGAAAAG GTGTATACCCTCTCAGTGTCCGGAGACCGGCTGATTGTGGGCACCGCAGGCCGCAGAGTGTTGGTGTGGGACTTACGGAACATGGGCTACGTGCAGCAGCGCCGGGAGTCCAGCCTCAAGTACCAGACTCGCTGCATACGAGCATTTCCAAACAAGCAG GGTTATGTATTAAGCTCTATTGAAGGCCGAGTGGCAGTTGAGTACTTGGACCCAAGCCCTGAGGTACAGAAGAAGAAGTATGCCTTCAAGTGTCAcagactaaaagaaaataatattgagCAAATTTACCCAGTCAACGCCATTTCGTTTCACAACATCCACAATACCTTTGCCACAG GTGGTTCTGAtggatttgtaaatatttgggATCCATTTAACAAAAAGCGATTGTGCCAGTTCCATCGGTACCCCACCAGCATTGCGTCACTCGCCTTCAGTAATGATGGGACCACACTTGCAATAGCATCATCGTATATGTATGAAATGGATGACACGGAACATCCCGAAGATGGTATCTTCATTCGCCAAGTGACAGATGCAGAAACAAAACCCAA GTCACCATGTACTTGA
- the BUB3 gene encoding mitotic checkpoint protein BUB3 isoform X2 has translation MAGIGWNFLSAPFARPARASREARRWRVAAKLLLREPKMTGSNEFKLNQPPEDGISSVKFSPNTSQFLLVSSWDTSVRLYDVPANSMRLKYQHTGAVLDCAFYDPTHAWSGGLDHQLKMHDLNTDQENLVGTHDAPIRCVEYCPEVNVMVTGSWDQTVKLWDPRTPCNAGTFSQPEKVYTLSVSGDRLIVGTAGRRVLVWDLRNMGYVQQRRESSLKYQTRCIRAFPNKQGYVLSSIEGRVAVEYLDPSPEVQKKKYAFKCHRLKENNIEQIYPVNAISFHNIHNTFATGGSDGFVNIWDPFNKKRLCQFHRYPTSIASLAFSNDGTTLAIASSYMYEMDDTEHPEDGIFIRQVTDAETKPKST, from the exons ATGGCAGGCATTGGCTGGAACTTCCTCTCCGCCCCCTTCGCCCGGCCCGCGAGAGCTTCGAGGGAAGCTAGGCGGTGGCGAGTAGCGGCGAAGTTGCTTCTGAGGGAGCCTAAG ATGACCGGTTCTAACGAGTTCAAGCTGAACCAGCCACCCGAGGACGGCATCTCCTCGGTGAAGTTCAGCCCGAACACCTCCCAGTTCCTGTTGGTCTCCTCCTGGGACACGTCCGTGCGCCTCTACGATGTGCCGGCCAATTCCATGCGGCTCAAGTACCAGCACACCGGCGCCGTCCTGGACTGCGCTTTCTAC GATCCAACACATGCCTGGAGTGGGGGATTAGACCATCAATTGAAAATGCATGATTTGAACACTGATCAAG AAAATCTTGTTGGAACCCATGATGCCCCTATCAGATGTGTTGAATACTGTCCAGAAGTGAATGTGATGGTTACTGGGAGTTGGGATCAGACAGTTAAATTGTGGGATCCCAGAACCCCTTGTAATGCTGGGACCTTCTCTCAGCCTGAAAAG GTGTATACCCTCTCAGTGTCCGGAGACCGGCTGATTGTGGGCACCGCAGGCCGCAGAGTGTTGGTGTGGGACTTACGGAACATGGGCTACGTGCAGCAGCGCCGGGAGTCCAGCCTCAAGTACCAGACTCGCTGCATACGAGCATTTCCAAACAAGCAG GGTTATGTATTAAGCTCTATTGAAGGCCGAGTGGCAGTTGAGTACTTGGACCCAAGCCCTGAGGTACAGAAGAAGAAGTATGCCTTCAAGTGTCAcagactaaaagaaaataatattgagCAAATTTACCCAGTCAACGCCATTTCGTTTCACAACATCCACAATACCTTTGCCACAG GTGGTTCTGAtggatttgtaaatatttgggATCCATTTAACAAAAAGCGATTGTGCCAGTTCCATCGGTACCCCACCAGCATTGCGTCACTCGCCTTCAGTAATGATGGGACCACACTTGCAATAGCATCATCGTATATGTATGAAATGGATGACACGGAACATCCCGAAGATGGTATCTTCATTCGCCAAGTGACAGATGCAGAAACAAAACCCAA GTCCACCTAA
- the HMX2 gene encoding homeobox protein HMX2, with translation MGSKEDAGKGCPAAGGVSSFTIQSILGGGPSEAPREPAGWPTRKRSLSVSSEEEEPDDGWKAPACFCPDPHGPKEPGPKHHPPIPFPCLGTPKGSGGAGPASSERTPFLSSHPDFKEEKERLLPAGSPSPGPERPRDGGGAERQAGAAKKKTRTVFSRSQVYQLESTFDMKRYLSSSERACLASSLQLTETQVKTWFQNRRNKWKRQLSAELEAANMAHASAQTLVGMPLVFRDSSLLRVPVPRSLAFPAPLYYPGSNLSALPLYNLYSKLDY, from the exons ATGGGAAGCAAGGAAGATGCGGGCAAGGGGTGTCCGGCGGCCGGCGGCGTCTCCAGCTTCACCATTCAGTCCATCCTGGGCGGGGGCCCCTCGGAGGCGCCACGGGAGCCCGCCGGCTGGCCGACCAGGAAGCGCAGCCTGTCCGTGTCCTCGGAGGAGGAGGAGCCGGACGACGGCTGGAAGGCACCCGCCTGCTTCTGCCCAGACCCGCACGGCCCCAAGGAGCCCGGCCCCAAgcaccacccccccatcccctttccttGCCTGG GCACCCCCAAGGGCAGCGGAGGCGCGGGGCCGGCGAGCTCGGAGCGCACGCCTTTCCTTTCTTCGCACCCAGActttaaggaagagaaagagaggctcTTGCCCGCGGGTTCGCCGTCGCCGGGGCCCGAGCGGCCGCGGGACGGCGGCGGCGCCGAGAGGCAGGCGGGCGCGGCCAAGAAGAAGACGCGCACGGTCTTCTCGCGCAGCCAGGTGTACCAGCTCGAGTCCACCTTCGACATGAAGCGCTACCTGAGCAGCTCGGAGCGCGCCTGCCTTGCCTCCAGCCTGCAGCTCACCGAGACCCAGGTCAAGACTTGGTTCCAGAACCGCCGCAACAAGTGGAAGCGGCAGCTCTCCGCGGAGCTAGAGGCGGCCAACATGGCGCACGCGTCGGCGCAGACTCTGGTGGGAATGCCGCTGGTGTTCCGGGACAGCTCGCTGCTGCGCGTGCCGGTGCCGCGCTCGCTCGCCTTCCCCGCTCCGCTCTACTACCCGGGCAGCAACCTCTCGGCCTTACCGCTCTACAACCTCTACAGCAAGCTCGACTACTGA